CGCGGTCCAGGCGGAACTTCACCGGCCGCTTCGTCGCGTTCGCCAGCAGGCCGGCGATGGCGGCGATCTGGGCCGGCTGGCTTTCCTTGCCGCCGAAGCCGCCGCCCATGCGCCGGCACTCCACGGCGATGCCGTGCATCGGCCGCCCCAGCACCTGGGCGACGGCGTGCTGGACCTCCGCCGGGTGCTGGGTCGAGGAATGGACCAGCAGGTCGCCGTCCTCCTTGGGGATGGCATAGGCGATGTGGCCTTCAAGATAGAAGTGATCCTGGCCGCCGACCTCCAGCGTCCCGGTCAGCCGGTGCGGCGCCCCGGCGACCGCCGCCGCCGCGTCGCCGCGCCGGAAGGTCAGGGGCGGGGAGACGAAGCTGCCCTTATCCAATGCCTCCTCGGCGGTCAGCACCGCCGGCAGGTCGTCGTAATAGATTTCGACCAGCCGGGCGGCGGCGCGGGCCTGCAGCAGCGTCTCCGCCGCTACGGCGACCACCGCCTGTCCGGCATAGGTCACCAGCTCGTCGGCCAGGATGGGATCGCCGCGCTGGATGGTGCCGATGTCGCCGTCCCCCGGCACGTCGGCGTAGGTGAAGACCGCGTGCACCCCCGGCGCCTGCTTCGCCCGCGACAGGTCCATGCCCAGGATGTGCGCGTGCGCCCGCTCCGACAGCCGGACCGCGACGTGCAGCGTGCCGGGCAGTTCCGGGATGTCGTCGGTGTAGGCCGCGGCGCCCATCACATGCTTGCGGGCGCTTTCATGCTCGATGCCCCGGTGGACGCCGCCCCGGATCGGGTGGATGGCGCCCTCCTTCCGGGCGATGGTGCCGCCGTCAGCCATGCACGGCCTCCAAGGAGGCCAAATCGGCCCCGGTCGTGTGAAGAAGGAAGCGCATCAGCAGGTTCTTCGCCACCAGCGCGCGGTAGCGGTCGCTGGCCCGCATGTCGGTCATGGGGCGGAAGTCGTGGTCGAGCGCCGGCAGGGCCGCCGCCATGGCGTCGGCCGTCCAGGGCTGCGCGGCCAGCGCCGCCTCCAGCGCCGGGGCGCGGGCCGGGGTCGCCGCCATGCCGCCGTAGCCGGCGCGCAGCTCCGCCACCCGCCCTTCCCCGTCCAGCGTCAGCAGGAAGGCGGCGCAGACGGCGGAGATGTCCTGGTCCCGCCGCTTGGACACCTTCCAGGTGGCGAAGCGCTGGCCCTCGCGCGGCAGGGGGATGCGGATGCGCTCGACGAACTCGCCCGGCTTCAGATCGTTCTTGCGGTAGCCATGGTAGAAGCGGTCCAGCGGCAGCTCGCGCCGCACCCCGCCCCGGTTCAGCACCAGCGAGGCGCCCAGCGCCAGCAGTGCCGGCATGCTGTCCCCGATGGGGGAGCCGTTGGCGACGTTGCCGCCCAGCGTGCCGGAGTTGCGCACCTGTGCGGCCCCGATGCGGGTGACCAGGGTGGCCAGTTCGGGCAGGCGGCGCTCCAGAACCGGCAGCAGATCGCTGTAGGTGACCGCCGCGCCGATCTCCAGCGCGTCTTCGGCCTCGTCGATCCGGTGAAGCCCCCGCACCTGGGCGAGGTGGATCAGGGTGGGCAGGCTGCGTCCCTGCTTGGTCACCCACAGCCCCACGTCGGTCGCCCCGGCCACCAGCGTGGCGTTCGGATGCGCGGCGAACAGGGCGGCCAGTTCATCGACGCTCCGCGGTGCGTGGAAGCTGGCGGCGCCCTGGGTCATGGTCAGGGTCCCCTCGCGCCGGATGGAGCGCAGCAGGGTGGCGATGCCCTCCTCCGCCCGGTCGAAGCGGTCTTCGCCCCGCTCCGCCATCACGGTCCGGGCGGCGTCGAGGATCGGGCGGTAGCCGGTGCAGCGGCACAGGTTGCCGGCCAGGGCGTCGTGGATCGCCCCATCGTTCATGACGCCATCGGCAGCGCGCCCGTCATGGTGGAGCGCGAACAGCGCCATCACGAATCCGGGGGTGCAGAAGCCGCATTGCGAGGCGTGCTTGTCCACCATCGCGGCCTGGACGGGATGCAGGTCCCCGTCCTCGCCGGCCAGATCCTCGACCGTCAGCAGCAGCTTGCCGTCGATCATCGGCAAGAAGAGGATGCAGGCGTTGACGGCGCGGTAGCGCAGACGCCCATCGGGGGCGAGATCGCCCAGCACCACCGTGCAGGCGCCGCAATCCCCCTCGGCGCAGCCCTCCTTGGAACCGGGTCGCCCGTTGGCGCGCAGCCAGTT
The window above is part of the Azospirillum sp. TSH58 genome. Proteins encoded here:
- the xdhA gene encoding xanthine dehydrogenase small subunit → MTGSVRFVLGGRVVEVRDADPTTTVLNWLRANGRPGSKEGCAEGDCGACTVVLGDLAPDGRLRYRAVNACILFLPMIDGKLLLTVEDLAGEDGDLHPVQAAMVDKHASQCGFCTPGFVMALFALHHDGRAADGVMNDGAIHDALAGNLCRCTGYRPILDAARTVMAERGEDRFDRAEEGIATLLRSIRREGTLTMTQGAASFHAPRSVDELAALFAAHPNATLVAGATDVGLWVTKQGRSLPTLIHLAQVRGLHRIDEAEDALEIGAAVTYSDLLPVLERRLPELATLVTRIGAAQVRNSGTLGGNVANGSPIGDSMPALLALGASLVLNRGGVRRELPLDRFYHGYRKNDLKPGEFVERIRIPLPREGQRFATWKVSKRRDQDISAVCAAFLLTLDGEGRVAELRAGYGGMAATPARAPALEAALAAQPWTADAMAAALPALDHDFRPMTDMRASDRYRALVAKNLLMRFLLHTTGADLASLEAVHG